In Chloroflexota bacterium, a single genomic region encodes these proteins:
- a CDS encoding rhodanese-like domain-containing protein, protein MAKKKSKRKNKQQQSNLMWAGIIFVILLAVGGLAFIISGGSSAGLPGEITVEEAYQKYEEGAFVLDVRTPEEWAEYHAPDTTLIPLDELPARVNEVPKDQEIVVICRSGNRSQAGRDILLQAGYENVTSSAGGLKAWSAAGYPIEGTRP, encoded by the coding sequence ATGGCAAAGAAAAAATCGAAACGCAAAAACAAACAACAACAATCCAACCTGATGTGGGCTGGAATTATTTTCGTGATTCTCCTGGCCGTTGGCGGCCTGGCTTTCATCATAAGCGGCGGTTCTTCAGCCGGACTTCCCGGCGAGATCACAGTTGAAGAAGCCTATCAAAAATACGAAGAAGGCGCGTTCGTGCTCGATGTGCGCACCCCCGAAGAATGGGCCGAATACCATGCCCCCGATACTACCCTGATCCCACTGGATGAACTCCCAGCCCGTGTGAATGAAGTTCCCAAAGACCAGGAGATTGTTGTGATCTGTCGCTCTGGCAATCGCAGCCAGGCCGGGCGCGATATTCTGCTTCAGGCTGGCTACGAAAATGTGACCAGTTCGGCGGGCGGGCTAAAAGCCTGGAGCGCGGCGGGTTACCCAATTGAGGGCACGCGCCCCTAA